The following are from one region of the Rhizobium sullae genome:
- a CDS encoding Trm112 family protein, whose amino-acid sequence MDEKLSRVDPKLLELLVCPLTKGRLSYDREHNELVSEKARLAYPIRDGIPIMLVSEARRLDD is encoded by the coding sequence ATGGACGAAAAACTCAGCCGTGTTGATCCGAAACTGCTTGAGCTCTTGGTTTGCCCGCTGACCAAGGGAAGGCTCAGCTATGACCGGGAGCACAACGAACTCGTCTCGGAAAAGGCGCGCCTTGCCTATCCGATCCGTGACGGCATCCCGATCATGCTGGTGTCAGAGGCACGGAGGCTTGACGATTAG
- a CDS encoding YcaO-like family protein has protein sequence MLDDILKALVDRRAGIVTSVDYIESLPAGPVVHTYRGALAYPYAFVDGARYREDTAKIIVSGSGLTRLDALWSMIGEAVERYSAYSFDSCRTSIAPFSELRQSAVDPREWIGFADESFTQDFPYQRFNEDEPIRWVEAEDSLSGERMLVPAANVWLRLGKILPGENFAQRTSTGLGAGISVGQARLSGLLEVIERDAFSSRWLLSAAPVRKTRACDITEALGQTIGYSGITAELYDISVENIVPVSLARLTMPKREFGFCLGASAACSASEADKKAVLEAYHILQGMIFWQSKSPPRLSSVDIRDFVDHGRYYSQPSAAESATWFFENSGAADRPNETTALDETDADATVKMIAERLSERGYRSYFVDITPADIREMGFHVVKALVPGLQPLTCGERVVADDRRRLERVSMSLLRTTIFRLNRQLQPFA, from the coding sequence ATGCTCGACGATATCCTCAAGGCGTTAGTTGATCGCCGCGCCGGCATCGTGACTTCGGTCGACTATATCGAATCGTTGCCGGCCGGCCCTGTCGTTCACACTTATCGAGGCGCATTGGCATATCCCTATGCTTTCGTCGACGGCGCGCGATACCGAGAGGACACAGCAAAGATTATCGTGTCAGGCAGTGGTCTAACCCGTCTCGACGCATTGTGGTCCATGATCGGGGAGGCGGTGGAACGATACTCGGCATATAGCTTCGATTCTTGTCGAACATCCATCGCACCATTCTCCGAGCTCCGTCAATCCGCGGTTGATCCCAGGGAGTGGATAGGTTTCGCAGACGAAAGTTTCACTCAAGATTTTCCGTACCAGCGGTTTAATGAAGATGAGCCTATTCGCTGGGTCGAAGCGGAGGACAGTTTGTCGGGCGAGAGGATGCTGGTGCCGGCTGCCAATGTTTGGCTGCGCCTGGGAAAAATACTGCCCGGTGAAAATTTTGCCCAACGCACATCGACCGGGTTAGGCGCGGGAATAAGCGTAGGCCAAGCTCGGCTTTCCGGACTCCTCGAAGTTATTGAGAGGGACGCCTTTTCTTCACGTTGGTTGCTTTCTGCAGCGCCTGTCAGGAAGACGCGTGCTTGCGATATAACAGAGGCCCTCGGGCAGACAATCGGCTACAGCGGCATCACTGCGGAACTGTATGATATCTCTGTCGAGAACATTGTCCCGGTCTCCTTGGCAAGATTGACTATGCCGAAGCGTGAGTTCGGATTTTGTTTAGGTGCCAGTGCTGCGTGCAGTGCATCCGAGGCCGACAAGAAGGCCGTCCTTGAGGCATACCATATCCTTCAAGGAATGATTTTCTGGCAGAGCAAGTCGCCGCCTCGATTGTCGTCGGTCGACATACGCGATTTCGTGGATCACGGCCGATACTATAGCCAACCGTCGGCGGCAGAGTCGGCGACTTGGTTTTTCGAGAATAGCGGGGCCGCTGACAGGCCGAACGAAACGACAGCACTCGATGAAACGGACGCCGACGCGACAGTCAAAATGATTGCTGAGCGCCTGAGCGAGCGCGGATACCGAAGCTACTTCGTCGATATTACCCCAGCCGATATCCGGGAGATGGGATTTCACGTTGTGAAGGCTCTCGTGCCGGGGCTTCAGCCGCTCACCTGCGGCGAGCGTGTCGTAGCCGACGATCGGCGACGCTTGGAGCGCGTTTCCATGTCTTTGTTGAGGACCACGATATTCAGGCTGAACCGCCAGTTACAGCCCTTTGCATGA
- a CDS encoding LON peptidase substrate-binding domain-containing protein: MQVGNARYLKPGDLPDSIAVFPLTGALLLPTGQLPLNIFEPRYLAMFDAALAGNRLIGMVQPALGDNDSTAGEKSGEPHLAPVGCIGRITSFAETGDGRYIVSLTGVCRFRLLGEKMTHEPFRSFHIAPFISDLSARDEEDAVDRGALLSAFRAYLDANKLEADWESVERASNLTLVNSLAMMSPFGPAEKQALLEAPDLKTRAETLIAITEIVLARVFGDSDTVLQ, encoded by the coding sequence ATGCAAGTCGGGAATGCAAGATATTTAAAGCCCGGCGATCTGCCAGATTCGATCGCCGTCTTTCCTCTGACCGGCGCTCTTCTTCTGCCTACGGGACAGCTTCCGCTGAATATTTTCGAGCCACGTTATCTCGCGATGTTTGACGCCGCTCTGGCCGGCAATCGGCTGATCGGCATGGTCCAGCCCGCGCTTGGTGATAACGATTCGACGGCGGGCGAGAAGAGTGGCGAACCTCATCTCGCTCCCGTCGGCTGCATCGGGCGGATCACCTCTTTTGCGGAGACGGGCGACGGGCGCTATATCGTTTCGCTGACGGGCGTTTGCCGCTTTCGCCTACTTGGCGAAAAAATGACGCATGAGCCGTTCAGAAGCTTCCACATCGCTCCCTTCATTTCCGATCTCTCCGCACGCGATGAGGAAGACGCCGTCGATCGTGGCGCCTTGCTCTCCGCGTTCAGGGCTTATCTCGATGCGAACAAGCTTGAGGCCGATTGGGAAAGCGTCGAGCGCGCCAGCAACCTGACGCTCGTGAATTCGCTTGCGATGATGTCGCCCTTTGGCCCTGCCGAGAAGCAGGCGCTGCTGGAGGCGCCCGATCTTAAGACCAGAGCGGAAACCCTGATCGCCATTACCGAAATCGTGCTCGCGCGCGTCTTCGGTGACTCCGATACGGTTTTGCAGTAA
- a CDS encoding protein-L-isoaspartate O-methyltransferase family protein, giving the protein MVAADVAELNNSLLKTVVSYTPIYGSRIDVSQAMEQAFRKYPRHEFVEHFRLVSEMWDGPTRSRDDHGALPLIYSNQPLMYVGNKGESFQASSSEPAFIMHLLAALDVQPGHRVLEIGCGTGWLLAMMAELSQEPRNVTGIEIIPELVKRAQVNLEKLGLGEVAVKLGDGNVLPTDIGSFDRVMYTASSFTFPTYLFDICQIGGKVVIPLRNRGLAEEVQILERTEQGFQATAARLCKFVQMTQRFGNDPSGITPSNEALRHNYKHADREPLDIPGGPPGTLAFSSFMSKTRPDFLVIGLNDPKIPSGFNAGVFGDPQAIGVAILANDWTAGAIWNRGFLRSFGGGDYRNKFIEGLSEWISCGQPLGAQLRLAISKNLTDSDGDNRGKTWREVRGDSVFTWSL; this is encoded by the coding sequence ATGGTAGCAGCAGATGTCGCTGAGCTTAACAACAGCCTGCTTAAGACGGTTGTCTCATACACCCCGATCTACGGCAGTCGTATTGATGTCTCACAAGCGATGGAGCAGGCTTTCAGAAAATATCCGCGACATGAATTCGTCGAGCACTTTCGACTGGTGTCGGAGATGTGGGATGGCCCGACCCGCTCGCGAGATGATCATGGTGCACTTCCACTTATCTATTCAAACCAGCCGCTGATGTACGTCGGAAACAAGGGTGAGAGTTTCCAGGCGTCAAGTTCTGAGCCAGCTTTTATCATGCATCTTCTTGCTGCCCTGGACGTTCAACCAGGCCACAGGGTGCTTGAGATCGGCTGCGGTACCGGCTGGTTGTTGGCCATGATGGCCGAACTTTCGCAGGAACCTCGGAATGTGACCGGCATTGAGATCATACCGGAGCTTGTCAAGCGAGCCCAAGTAAATTTGGAGAAGCTCGGCCTAGGCGAAGTTGCGGTGAAACTGGGTGACGGAAATGTGCTGCCGACGGACATTGGCTCGTTTGATCGGGTGATGTACACCGCTTCTTCATTCACGTTTCCGACTTACCTCTTCGACATTTGCCAGATTGGGGGGAAGGTGGTCATCCCCCTCAGGAATCGAGGATTGGCAGAAGAGGTTCAGATACTGGAGCGGACGGAACAGGGTTTCCAAGCTACCGCCGCACGGTTGTGCAAATTCGTTCAGATGACGCAAAGGTTCGGAAACGATCCATCCGGCATCACGCCCAGCAACGAGGCGCTACGCCATAACTATAAACATGCCGATCGGGAGCCCCTTGATATTCCAGGTGGACCGCCCGGCACGCTTGCCTTCTCATCATTCATGTCAAAGACCAGGCCTGATTTCCTCGTTATTGGTTTGAATGATCCCAAAATCCCGTCTGGTTTCAACGCCGGGGTTTTCGGAGATCCGCAGGCCATTGGTGTGGCGATCCTTGCCAATGACTGGACCGCCGGAGCGATTTGGAACCGCGGCTTTCTCCGGAGTTTTGGTGGAGGGGACTATCGGAACAAATTCATCGAAGGCCTTTCTGAATGGATCTCGTGCGGTCAGCCTTTAGGCGCGCAGCTTCGGCTGGCAATTTCAAAAAACCTTACCGACAGTGATGGCGACAACAGAGGAAAAACCTGGCGCGAGGTCCGTGGGGATTCCGTCTTTACTTGGTCTCTTTAG
- a CDS encoding ubiquinone biosynthesis hydroxylase translates to MLDMLVVGGGYVGLSAAVAVKQAAPHLEIAVVEASPEHVWQKDMRASAVIAAATKMLEVFGIWEEILPEAQPITKMIVTDSRTSDPVRPVFLTFDGEVEDGRPFAHMIPNAVMVRALRGVCDRLGIEIRHGLSASGLKTEENRISITLSDGSMLESRLLVACDGVRSKLRDLAGIKTVTWDYGQSGIVVTVEHERPHNGCAEEHFLPSGPFAILPLTNNRSSLVWTERTHDADRLVSDDDLIFEEELERRFGHKLGALKVIGEKRAFPLGLTLARAFVAPRVALAGDAAHGIHPISGQGLNLGFKDVAALAETVVEADRLGLDIGSINILERYQTWRRFDTFRMGVTTDVLNRLFSNDIMPVRIARDVGLGIVDRLPSLKSFFIGQAAGTAARNNPRLLAGETI, encoded by the coding sequence ATGCTGGACATGCTGGTTGTTGGCGGAGGTTATGTCGGCCTTTCCGCGGCGGTCGCGGTCAAGCAGGCAGCCCCCCACCTTGAGATTGCGGTCGTTGAAGCATCGCCTGAGCATGTCTGGCAGAAGGATATGCGCGCCTCCGCAGTCATCGCCGCAGCAACGAAGATGCTGGAGGTCTTCGGCATCTGGGAAGAAATCCTTCCGGAAGCCCAGCCGATCACCAAGATGATCGTGACCGATTCCAGGACCTCCGATCCGGTGCGTCCGGTTTTCCTTACCTTCGACGGTGAAGTGGAAGATGGCCGCCCCTTCGCGCACATGATCCCGAACGCCGTCATGGTCCGCGCGCTGCGCGGCGTCTGCGACCGGCTCGGCATCGAAATCCGGCATGGACTGAGCGCCTCTGGCCTGAAGACGGAAGAAAACCGGATTTCCATCACGCTGTCCGATGGCAGCATGCTGGAGTCACGCCTGCTCGTGGCCTGTGACGGCGTGCGGTCGAAGCTCCGCGATCTGGCGGGCATAAAGACGGTCACCTGGGATTACGGCCAGTCCGGCATCGTTGTGACCGTCGAGCATGAGCGGCCGCACAATGGCTGCGCCGAAGAGCATTTCCTCCCATCCGGCCCCTTCGCGATCCTGCCGCTCACCAACAACCGCTCCTCCCTTGTCTGGACCGAACGCACGCACGATGCCGACCGGCTTGTTTCCGACGACGACCTGATTTTCGAGGAGGAACTGGAGCGCCGTTTCGGGCACAAGCTCGGCGCGCTCAAGGTCATTGGCGAAAAGCGTGCCTTCCCGCTCGGCCTCACGCTTGCCCGCGCCTTCGTGGCACCGCGCGTTGCACTTGCCGGCGATGCGGCACACGGCATTCATCCGATTTCCGGCCAAGGTCTCAATCTCGGCTTCAAGGACGTGGCCGCGCTGGCTGAGACCGTCGTCGAGGCCGACCGCCTCGGGCTCGATATTGGCTCGATCAATATTCTCGAACGCTACCAGACCTGGCGCCGCTTCGACACCTTCCGCATGGGGGTTACGACCGACGTGCTGAACCGGTTGTTCTCGAATGACATAATGCCGGTGCGCATTGCCCGCGATGTCGGCCTCGGCATCGTCGACAGGCTGCCGAGCCTCAAGTCCTTCTTCATCGGGCAGGCGGCCGGCACGGCGGCCAGGAACAATCCAAGGCTTTTGGCAGGCGAGACGATCTAA
- a CDS encoding OsmC family protein, producing the protein MSTLREFLQQKRAALLLRREWVHRTPDAALVTISASATAEGRSGIRRIRIRDFQIVSDSPASFAGYDLGATSPELLLGALSSCLTHTYLIQAADLRIPLDDVRVDVSGQIDSRAGTPGFEDALIYPHEIRYIATVVTEIEDLSHLNSAVERFCPILNLLRRGNEVVGEILRVPPSERGANLAQAANR; encoded by the coding sequence ATGTCGACGCTCCGGGAGTTTCTGCAACAAAAACGTGCCGCATTACTGTTAAGGCGCGAATGGGTCCATCGCACGCCCGACGCGGCACTTGTCACGATATCCGCCAGCGCCACAGCTGAGGGACGAAGCGGTATCCGACGGATTAGAATCAGGGATTTTCAAATTGTCTCAGACAGTCCTGCGAGTTTCGCAGGCTACGATCTTGGGGCTACGTCTCCTGAACTGTTGCTTGGTGCGTTATCCAGTTGTCTCACGCACACCTATCTCATCCAAGCGGCGGATCTGCGTATACCCCTCGATGATGTTCGTGTTGACGTGTCCGGTCAGATCGACTCCCGTGCTGGGACACCGGGATTTGAGGATGCTCTGATTTATCCTCACGAGATCCGTTACATCGCTACGGTCGTCACAGAGATCGAAGATCTATCGCACCTAAACTCAGCAGTAGAGCGGTTCTGCCCAATCCTGAACCTTCTTCGCCGCGGCAACGAGGTTGTGGGTGAAATCCTGAGAGTTCCGCCTTCTGAGAGGGGCGCTAACTTGGCACAGGCCGCCAACCGATAG
- a CDS encoding TOMM precursor leader peptide-binding protein: MSYRLDEAVQIYRGRHQREFLVISPGRTLRLPAVNPVIGDLVDGLLSDALSAEILKRVADDAEASALIGEFVKTGILIDVDSFSSRCHKPTDAVAKVSVVSNVSAGALIDRLNAHGFELSNEEDADYGVIIADPYDYDFLQNWNRFAITRGKPVLFACTSSSHLEIGPVLFPGQTSCFECLEQRTEAAYRDATLHRRHWIAAKGSGITSPSLALFEALIVAVISRLVQGERVNVLLNEQLSIDVRTFDFRSSPVRRLPRCEACGTLDPIARLRR, translated from the coding sequence ATGTCCTACAGACTCGATGAAGCCGTTCAAATCTACCGGGGAAGGCATCAGCGTGAATTTCTCGTCATTTCGCCGGGCCGAACGCTGCGTCTTCCCGCGGTCAACCCAGTGATTGGGGATCTAGTCGACGGCTTGCTGTCTGACGCGCTTTCGGCAGAGATTCTTAAACGGGTCGCAGACGATGCGGAGGCGTCCGCTTTGATCGGCGAATTTGTTAAGACGGGCATCCTTATTGACGTAGATTCGTTCAGTTCCCGTTGCCACAAGCCCACTGATGCCGTGGCAAAGGTATCTGTCGTGTCGAACGTGTCGGCAGGTGCACTGATTGATCGGCTAAATGCTCATGGATTTGAACTGAGCAATGAAGAGGATGCGGACTACGGCGTCATCATTGCCGATCCATACGACTATGATTTTCTGCAGAATTGGAACCGCTTCGCCATTACTCGCGGCAAGCCGGTCCTGTTTGCTTGCACCAGTTCATCGCACCTTGAAATAGGCCCTGTTCTTTTTCCAGGGCAGACTTCCTGCTTCGAATGTCTCGAGCAACGTACAGAGGCGGCATATAGGGACGCTACACTGCACAGGCGTCACTGGATTGCCGCGAAAGGAAGCGGGATTACATCACCCTCCTTGGCTCTCTTCGAAGCCCTCATCGTTGCGGTCATATCACGGCTGGTGCAAGGAGAGCGGGTAAATGTCCTTCTGAATGAGCAGCTTTCTATCGATGTAAGGACCTTTGATTTCAGATCGTCACCGGTTAGGCGCCTCCCAAGATGCGAGGCGTGTGGCACCCTTGATCCAATTGCGCGATTAAGGCGGTGA
- the trxA gene encoding thioredoxin, whose amino-acid sequence MSGSDNPYGNSFGTQMSATANFGSAPQPAAGGGHIKDTTTATFTTDVIEESRNQPVLVDFWAPWCGPCKQLTPVLEKAVNEAQGRVKLVKMNIDDHPSIAGQLGIQSIPAVIAFVGGRPADGFMGAVPESQVRQFIDRLAGPAGADQAAEIEAVLEEASGLLAAGDVNGAAQLYGAVMQADPENAKALAGMAECMIAANQHQRAREALTDLPEGLANDAGIQAVITKLDQIEEARKLGDPVALEQDLALDPDNHDARMKLAKILNVEGKRDEAADHLLHIMRKDRTFDDDGARRQLLQFFEVWGFKDPATVSARRKLSAMLFS is encoded by the coding sequence ATGAGCGGCAGCGACAATCCTTACGGCAATTCCTTCGGCACGCAGATGTCGGCAACGGCGAACTTCGGTTCGGCGCCGCAGCCGGCGGCAGGCGGCGGACATATCAAGGATACGACAACCGCCACTTTCACGACGGACGTCATCGAGGAATCGCGCAACCAGCCGGTGCTCGTTGATTTCTGGGCGCCTTGGTGCGGCCCCTGCAAGCAATTGACGCCGGTGCTCGAAAAGGCGGTCAACGAGGCGCAAGGCCGCGTGAAGCTCGTGAAGATGAATATCGACGACCATCCGTCGATCGCAGGCCAACTCGGCATTCAGTCGATCCCGGCCGTGATCGCCTTCGTCGGCGGCCGCCCGGCCGATGGTTTCATGGGTGCTGTGCCGGAAAGCCAGGTTCGCCAGTTCATCGACCGCCTCGCCGGTCCTGCCGGTGCGGATCAGGCTGCGGAGATCGAAGCGGTGCTTGAGGAGGCGTCGGGCCTTCTTGCCGCGGGCGACGTCAATGGTGCCGCGCAGCTCTACGGTGCAGTGATGCAAGCCGATCCGGAAAATGCCAAGGCGCTTGCTGGAATGGCCGAATGCATGATTGCCGCCAACCAGCATCAGCGCGCTCGCGAAGCCTTAACCGATCTGCCGGAAGGGCTTGCCAATGACGCCGGGATTCAAGCCGTCATCACGAAGCTCGATCAGATCGAAGAAGCTCGCAAGCTCGGCGATCCCGTCGCCCTGGAGCAGGACCTTGCGCTCGATCCGGACAATCACGACGCACGCATGAAGCTTGCCAAGATCCTGAACGTCGAGGGAAAGCGCGATGAGGCGGCAGACCATCTGCTCCACATCATGCGCAAGGACCGGACCTTCGATGACGATGGCGCGCGCCGTCAGCTCCTGCAGTTCTTCGAAGTCTGGGGCTTCAAGGACCCGGCAACCGTGTCCGCGCGGCGCAAGCTTTCAGCGATGCTCTTCTCATAA
- the tesB gene encoding acyl-CoA thioesterase II, protein MMEDAAKPTAMETLLATLDLEPIEVDIFRGRSPQVGWQRVFGGQVIGQALMAAQRTIETERFVHSLHAYFMRPGDPSVPIVYQVERIRDGSSFNTRRVVAIQHGKAIFALSCSFQIEEPGFDHQIEMPDVPTPEKLLGEQQIKEQYLAHAPPAVRKYWERERPIEIRPVSLTHYFSDRKLDPRQDVWVRATGPVPDNRLYQAAVLAYLSDMTLLDTSLYAHGTSIFDQSLQVASLDHSMWFHRPDKLTDWLLYTQDSPSASGARGLTRGSLFTRSGVLIASVAQEGLIRKKANE, encoded by the coding sequence ATGATGGAAGACGCAGCCAAGCCCACGGCCATGGAAACGCTGCTCGCGACGCTCGATCTCGAGCCGATCGAGGTCGATATCTTTCGTGGTCGCAGCCCGCAGGTTGGCTGGCAACGCGTTTTTGGCGGACAGGTGATCGGTCAGGCACTGATGGCTGCCCAGCGGACGATCGAGACAGAGCGCTTCGTTCACTCACTCCATGCCTATTTCATGCGGCCGGGCGATCCTTCCGTGCCGATCGTCTATCAGGTGGAACGCATTCGCGACGGATCGAGCTTCAATACGCGCCGGGTCGTGGCGATCCAGCACGGCAAGGCGATTTTTGCGCTCTCGTGCTCCTTCCAGATCGAGGAACCGGGTTTCGATCACCAGATCGAAATGCCGGATGTTCCGACGCCGGAAAAGCTGCTCGGCGAGCAGCAGATCAAGGAACAGTATCTCGCGCATGCGCCGCCGGCTGTGCGCAAATACTGGGAGCGCGAACGGCCGATCGAAATCCGGCCGGTTTCGCTGACGCACTATTTTTCCGACAGGAAGCTCGATCCCCGTCAGGACGTCTGGGTGCGCGCGACGGGGCCGGTCCCGGATAACCGGCTCTATCAAGCCGCAGTGCTTGCCTATCTCTCAGACATGACGCTACTTGATACCTCGCTCTACGCTCACGGAACGTCGATCTTCGACCAAAGCCTGCAGGTTGCGAGCCTCGACCATTCCATGTGGTTTCATCGGCCTGATAAACTTACGGATTGGCTGCTTTACACGCAGGATAGTCCATCTGCTTCCGGCGCTCGTGGGCTCACGCGCGGTAGCCTGTTCACGCGGTCTGGCGTTCTGATTGCGTCAGTCGCGCAGGAAGGTTTGATTCGGAAAAAGGCAAATGAATAA
- a CDS encoding prolyl-tRNA synthetase associated domain-containing protein codes for MTEAKPKNRDDLFAFLDGLGIAHSTRQHAPVFTVAESVSLRDEIPGGHTKNLFVKDKKDQFFLLTVEEHAVVDLKTVHALIGAASKVSFGKPEKLMEYLGVIPGAVTAFGAINDTGINVTFVLDVDLMKEEIVNCHPLSNDATTSIASADLIRFMEATGHKPLVLKVTA; via the coding sequence ATGACCGAAGCCAAGCCGAAAAACAGAGACGATCTTTTCGCTTTCCTCGATGGGCTCGGTATCGCGCACAGCACGCGGCAGCATGCTCCGGTCTTCACCGTGGCCGAATCGGTGTCGCTGCGCGATGAAATCCCTGGCGGGCATACAAAAAACCTTTTCGTGAAGGATAAGAAGGATCAGTTCTTCCTGCTGACCGTCGAAGAGCATGCCGTTGTCGATCTCAAGACCGTGCATGCATTAATCGGTGCGGCCAGCAAGGTTTCGTTCGGCAAACCGGAAAAGCTGATGGAATATCTTGGCGTGATCCCCGGCGCGGTCACGGCCTTTGGCGCTATCAACGACACGGGCATCAATGTGACCTTCGTGCTCGACGTGGACTTGATGAAGGAGGAGATCGTCAATTGCCATCCGTTGTCCAACGATGCGACAACGTCGATTGCAAGCGCAGACCTCATCCGCTTCATGGAAGCGACCGGCCATAAGCCGCTTGTCTTGAAAGTGACGGCCTGA
- a CDS encoding Fur family transcriptional regulator: protein MAERMTAHYRSPVSHTVVAAALDAVDKTCREPGLQFTTIRRQVMETLIRAGQPLGAYELMGALQDSLGRRLMPPTVYRALEFLQEQHFVSRIESRNAFVPCAHLDHPHACVFFICDNCGASADVEDRTIECAVARDTASLEFRIARRVVRPSRQ from the coding sequence ATGGCAGAGCGCATGACGGCGCATTACCGCAGCCCCGTTTCTCACACCGTTGTCGCCGCGGCGCTCGATGCAGTAGACAAGACATGCCGCGAACCCGGGCTCCAGTTCACGACGATCCGCCGCCAGGTCATGGAGACGCTGATCAGGGCAGGCCAGCCGCTCGGTGCCTATGAACTGATGGGGGCCCTGCAGGACTCTCTCGGTCGCCGCCTCATGCCGCCGACCGTCTACCGGGCGCTCGAGTTCCTCCAAGAACAGCACTTCGTCTCCCGTATCGAGAGCAGGAACGCTTTCGTGCCGTGCGCTCATCTCGATCATCCGCACGCGTGCGTGTTCTTCATCTGCGACAATTGCGGCGCCTCAGCTGACGTCGAGGATCGAACGATCGAGTGCGCAGTCGCCCGCGATACCGCCTCCCTGGAATTTCGCATCGCTCGCCGCGTCGTCCGTCCGAGCAGGCAGTGA
- a CDS encoding SagB/ThcOx family dehydrogenase, with protein MVIATPDQTATEFIEFTHEATRLYRENRIAWGRRVAFFNNNSRARSRLVDVPKAYAGDAIFAAPEDDQAGLLSRILLRRKSTRNFSKSPVPISIVGDLFRQAVMARKLPDPSELINGRRRSYSSAGAIYAVEHYIIGLNVDGVPNPFIAYCSPQNRKIIMVEPKADRNELRKALGLEQAVLPAFAVVQTIDLERSTRKYQERGYRFALIEAGLACQTLCLIGVTLDLGSVIWGGHFDHLIDRDLRVLGTHETAVNTILFGRI; from the coding sequence ATGGTAATCGCTACGCCCGATCAGACCGCTACGGAGTTCATTGAGTTCACGCACGAAGCAACCCGTCTTTATCGGGAAAATCGCATAGCGTGGGGTCGGCGTGTTGCCTTTTTCAACAATAACTCTCGGGCGCGGAGCCGGCTTGTCGACGTGCCAAAGGCCTACGCTGGCGACGCGATTTTCGCAGCCCCAGAAGATGATCAGGCGGGCCTCCTGTCGCGCATCCTGCTCAGACGAAAGAGCACCAGGAATTTTTCAAAATCACCGGTTCCAATCTCGATTGTCGGAGACCTGTTTCGACAAGCTGTCATGGCAAGAAAACTCCCGGATCCCAGCGAACTCATCAATGGACGTCGCAGATCATACTCCTCTGCGGGAGCTATCTACGCCGTCGAGCACTACATAATCGGCCTAAATGTCGATGGCGTTCCCAACCCCTTCATAGCCTACTGCTCACCGCAAAACCGCAAAATCATCATGGTGGAACCGAAGGCAGATAGAAACGAGCTTCGGAAAGCCCTTGGACTTGAGCAGGCCGTTTTGCCGGCTTTCGCCGTGGTTCAAACGATCGATTTGGAGCGGTCAACTCGGAAATACCAGGAAAGAGGCTATCGCTTTGCCCTGATAGAGGCGGGTTTAGCCTGCCAGACGTTGTGCCTCATCGGGGTCACGCTCGATCTTGGGTCGGTAATCTGGGGTGGACACTTTGACCATTTGATAGATCGAGACCTCAGAGTCTTGGGGACACATGAAACAGCCGTAAACACGATTTTGTTCGGGAGGATATAG